Proteins encoded within one genomic window of Bacillus sp. 1NLA3E:
- a CDS encoding VOC family protein codes for MMINKIGKITVYVQDQEQAKDFWLNKIGFVLKFEQQMGPNMSWIEVGPSEEEFATLVLYSKAAMEQHKPAMVAHPSILFSTTDIESAYEKMKQNGVKVEEMLRMPFGTMFTFYDQDGNEYILREDK; via the coding sequence ATGATGATTAATAAAATTGGGAAAATTACAGTATATGTACAAGACCAAGAACAAGCAAAAGATTTTTGGTTAAATAAAATTGGGTTTGTGTTAAAGTTTGAACAGCAGATGGGACCAAACATGTCTTGGATAGAGGTCGGACCAAGTGAAGAAGAATTTGCCACTTTAGTTCTTTACTCTAAGGCAGCTATGGAGCAACATAAACCAGCTATGGTGGCCCATCCATCCATTCTTTTCAGCACAACCGATATTGAATCAGCTTATGAGAAAATGAAGCAAAATGGAGTAAAAGTAGAAGAAATGTTAAGAATGCCATTTGGTACGATGTTCACATTTTATGATCAAGATGGAAATGAATATATTTTAAGAGAAGATAAATAG
- a CDS encoding L,D-transpeptidase family protein: MGKRKTIMFSMIIIFILIGMGFSYVHHIQKVKAAEQKKTEEYNDQLIKSAKEMVGNLYANDKKEALATDISDEKIKKALNKVGQVKDVSLKKTLVKEINNVAFLLKVQTDLASLLIDGVLIEGADEEKIAALSKNVDKVKPINPKIYNTFNSVLEEISTQFNTIKTAKEKLSALFTDLETSTVKDDITRDMFNDAKSSIDSIKNKKVKESFASLIAKVDSSLTSKEKQEKLKQEQQNALNTQNQAKTSSPQSQVATSNVQSPTDLASFVAGSKTASKTNQIVTVVANGSSAKISLFEKNDAIWNEVINTNGYVGSLGVGQAKEGSSKTPKGSYSLGFAFGTSNPGTKLPFKQITRNSYWISNVNDSNYNTWQERETSSSSDEHLADYPVQYQYAIVINYNNGVGGGSAFFLHVGNGRPTAGCVSVPREVMVQFMQRIAPGAYIINVNSQSEIAYY; the protein is encoded by the coding sequence ATGGGAAAAAGGAAAACTATCATGTTTAGTATGATTATTATTTTTATTTTAATAGGAATGGGATTTTCATATGTTCATCACATCCAAAAAGTAAAGGCTGCAGAGCAGAAAAAAACGGAAGAATATAATGATCAATTAATAAAATCAGCTAAAGAAATGGTTGGGAATTTATATGCGAATGATAAAAAAGAAGCTTTAGCTACTGATATTTCAGATGAAAAAATAAAAAAGGCTTTAAATAAAGTTGGGCAAGTGAAGGATGTCTCTTTAAAAAAGACATTGGTAAAAGAAATAAATAATGTTGCGTTTCTATTAAAGGTACAAACAGATTTAGCAAGCTTATTAATCGATGGCGTTCTAATCGAGGGTGCAGATGAAGAAAAAATCGCGGCTTTATCAAAAAATGTTGATAAAGTTAAACCAATTAACCCCAAAATATATAACACATTCAATAGTGTTCTTGAGGAAATTAGCACACAGTTTAATACAATCAAAACCGCAAAAGAGAAGCTATCGGCCTTATTTACTGACTTAGAAACCAGCACAGTTAAGGACGATATTACACGAGACATGTTTAACGATGCGAAAAGTTCGATTGATTCTATTAAAAATAAAAAAGTGAAAGAAAGTTTTGCTAGTTTAATTGCGAAAGTTGATAGCTCACTAACATCTAAAGAAAAACAAGAAAAACTTAAACAAGAGCAACAAAATGCATTAAACACACAAAACCAAGCAAAAACGAGTTCTCCACAATCACAAGTGGCAACTTCAAATGTGCAAAGTCCAACCGATTTAGCCAGTTTCGTTGCAGGTAGTAAAACAGCAAGCAAGACTAATCAAATTGTGACGGTTGTAGCCAACGGAAGCAGCGCCAAAATTAGTTTATTTGAAAAAAATGATGCCATTTGGAATGAAGTAATCAATACGAATGGATATGTCGGAAGCCTTGGTGTGGGACAAGCTAAGGAGGGGTCTTCTAAAACGCCGAAAGGGAGCTATAGTCTGGGTTTTGCCTTTGGTACAAGTAATCCGGGAACCAAACTTCCTTTTAAACAAATTACTCGCAATAGCTATTGGATCTCCAATGTTAATGACTCCAATTATAATACTTGGCAGGAAAGGGAAACATCAAGTTCCTCTGACGAACATTTAGCAGACTATCCTGTACAATATCAATATGCCATAGTCATTAATTATAACAATGGGGTAGGAGGAGGCTCCGCATTCTTTTTACATGTTGGTAATGGAAGACCTACTGCGGGCTGTGTATCCGTACCAAGGGAAGTAATGGTCCAATTTATGCAGCGTATTGCTCCAGGAGCCTACATTATTAATGTTAATAGTCAAAGTGAAATAGCCTATTATTAA
- a CDS encoding class I SAM-dependent methyltransferase: MEKHQCNSNKIDRLANKIKFLDNPERKAALPPEKLLQHLPMKRSNHVLDLGAGTGYLTIPAAQMVDGIVYALDVDSHMLKAIDAKAHAENITNIQLVKGSIDDIPLSDDSIDIALASLVLHEVKPLSNTLQQVYRVLKEGGYFLVLEYEKTEGPTEGPPMHVRVPSSIMEQEMINAGFTIEQKIFLSDLLYILVVKK; the protein is encoded by the coding sequence ATGGAAAAGCATCAATGTAATTCAAATAAAATAGACCGTTTGGCCAACAAAATAAAGTTTTTAGATAACCCTGAAAGAAAAGCAGCCCTACCGCCAGAAAAACTATTGCAACATCTCCCAATGAAGCGATCGAATCATGTTTTAGATTTGGGTGCAGGAACAGGATATTTAACAATCCCGGCAGCTCAAATGGTTGATGGCATAGTGTATGCACTAGATGTAGATTCTCATATGTTAAAGGCGATAGATGCTAAGGCACATGCTGAAAACATTACAAATATTCAACTGGTTAAAGGAAGTATCGATGATATTCCATTATCAGATGATTCAATCGATATTGCACTAGCCTCCTTAGTTTTACATGAAGTAAAACCGTTATCTAATACGTTACAACAAGTTTATCGAGTGCTTAAAGAAGGTGGATATTTTTTAGTTCTAGAATATGAAAAAACTGAAGGTCCAACTGAAGGTCCACCCATGCATGTCAGAGTTCCTTCATCCATTATGGAACAGGAAATGATAAATGCCGGATTTACAATTGAACAAAAAATTTTTCTGAGTGACTTGTTATACATCTTAGTCGTTAAAAAGTAG
- a CDS encoding RrF2 family transcriptional regulator produces MKYSKATNYALHTIVYMIEHAQNEKLSVQKLADHFKVSTTYLSKILTQLVKAGLIESSSGVKGGYVLSKKMDDISFLDVINAIEGNGAFFKCEFQENRCLINQVMLEAENLMGKYLEEKKLFEIAKKEKHRCQQEGEHGKASM; encoded by the coding sequence TTGAAATACTCAAAAGCAACGAATTATGCTTTGCATACGATTGTTTATATGATTGAGCATGCCCAAAATGAAAAGCTAAGTGTACAAAAACTGGCGGATCACTTTAAAGTATCCACTACATATCTTTCGAAGATTTTGACACAGTTAGTGAAGGCTGGTCTAATTGAGTCTTCTTCAGGTGTAAAAGGAGGATATGTCCTAAGTAAGAAAATGGATGATATATCATTCTTAGATGTCATAAATGCAATTGAAGGAAATGGTGCCTTTTTTAAATGTGAATTTCAAGAAAACAGATGTTTGATTAATCAAGTTATGCTGGAAGCAGAAAACCTAATGGGAAAATATCTGGAAGAGAAGAAGCTATTCGAGATCGCAAAAAAAGAAAAACATCGTTGTCAACAGGAGGGTGAACATGGAAAAGCATCAATGTAA
- a CDS encoding PAS domain S-box protein has translation MIRSELFREVFEQSHVPQVLITLDLKTSMGNKAFYSFVGYTKEEWASMTIEDISHPEDYKINVQLMNELIRGERIHYQLEKRYFHRSGAIIHGTLNVSLITDPITDEQYMFAQVIDTTEKYLMDQSLKNSEKKYRLLAEHSSDMIMLHDVKGVYHYISPSFKTILGYETSSLIGSTSPYNFIHPEDIQRVTEHHQQLIMGNKNTTLFSYRVKKADNSYIWVESNIKGVLDKETGELTEIISVSRDIQQRMDTYELLNKSERLAIVGRMAAAVAHEIRNPLTPIKGFISLLSDNREYNPYFIEIILSEIKRIESIITEFLSLAKPAKRKMIDIEIDHLLMHVLNLIQTEALLENKELIVQMDKIPKILGDENSLKQVLLNVLRNAMESIEGHGTVTISLNIEEGCACIKIQDNGCGISKERLTKIGEPFYSTKEKGTGLGLMTSLQIIENHHGKMDIKSEEGKGTTVTIFLPIESPLPIEMN, from the coding sequence ATGATACGTTCAGAGTTATTTAGAGAGGTATTTGAGCAATCACATGTTCCACAAGTCCTAATAACCTTAGATTTAAAAACTTCAATGGGGAATAAGGCTTTCTATAGTTTTGTGGGGTATACAAAGGAAGAATGGGCCTCAATGACCATTGAGGATATTTCCCATCCTGAAGATTATAAAATTAATGTTCAATTAATGAATGAGTTAATTCGGGGGGAAAGAATACATTACCAACTTGAGAAACGTTATTTCCATAGGTCAGGTGCAATTATACATGGTACATTAAACGTTTCCCTTATTACTGACCCAATTACAGATGAACAATATATGTTTGCTCAGGTAATTGATACAACCGAAAAATATCTGATGGACCAATCATTAAAAAATAGTGAAAAAAAATATAGATTATTAGCTGAGCATTCTTCAGATATGATTATGCTGCATGATGTAAAGGGTGTTTACCATTATATATCTCCATCCTTTAAAACAATATTAGGATATGAAACGTCTTCTTTAATAGGTTCGACCTCTCCATATAACTTTATCCACCCAGAGGATATACAAAGGGTGACGGAACATCATCAACAGTTAATAATGGGGAATAAGAATACAACGCTATTTTCTTATCGTGTTAAAAAAGCAGACAATTCATATATATGGGTTGAATCTAATATAAAAGGAGTCCTTGATAAGGAAACGGGTGAATTAACGGAAATCATTTCAGTATCTAGAGACATCCAACAAAGAATGGATACATATGAGTTGTTAAACAAATCAGAAAGGCTTGCCATTGTTGGGCGAATGGCTGCCGCAGTGGCTCATGAGATTCGTAATCCTCTTACTCCAATTAAAGGATTTATATCATTACTATCTGATAATAGAGAGTATAATCCATATTTTATCGAAATCATCCTAAGCGAAATCAAGCGAATTGAAAGTATAATAACCGAGTTTTTATCTTTGGCAAAGCCCGCTAAGCGTAAAATGATTGATATAGAAATTGATCATCTCTTAATGCATGTATTGAATCTTATCCAAACCGAAGCATTATTGGAAAATAAAGAGCTTATCGTTCAGATGGATAAGATACCAAAAATCTTGGGCGACGAAAACTCGTTAAAACAAGTCCTACTTAATGTATTACGAAATGCCATGGAGTCGATAGAAGGGCATGGAACTGTTACTATAAGTTTGAACATTGAAGAAGGTTGTGCTTGCATAAAGATTCAAGATAATGGTTGTGGGATTTCCAAAGAGCGACTAACGAAAATAGGCGAGCCATTCTATTCAACAAAAGAAAAGGGTACTGGTCTCGGGTTGATGACAAGCCTACAGATCATCGAAAATCATCATGGTAAAATGGACATAAAAAGTGAAGAAGGCAAAGGAACCACTGTGACAATTTTTCTTCCAATAGAATCACCCTTGCCAATTGAAATGAATTAG
- a CDS encoding FMN-binding glutamate synthase family protein, protein MKILSSIVIIVLACVLVFVIGIIGYFIILYRKTNRIDKSQQQHAIRRNYPVLSRIRYFMEQIAPEIKQYILDEDHEGKPFSRLDFQQIVKLAKYGKNIISFGSKRDFDQPNQFYLRNAFFAKQLTDLDADNKEMIYTKKYIDAPTMNHNKLMEYQELFFPKNEKLIETEMNPWLYKDDDTIVIGEQTCRFPFVLKSPIGMSGMSYGALGENAIEALGLGLKDAKAFMNTGEGGISPYHLKSGVDIIAQIGPAKFGFRNADGSFSWEELQKKAQIPQIKAFEIKLGQGAKIRGGHLEGSKVTPQIAEIRGVEPWKTINSPNRFDEFHDFDTMFDFIEKIREVTGKPVGIKMVVGGQETFEEFVQYMAYHKRYPDYIAIDGGEGGTGATYQSMADSVGLPIKPALMIAQELLIGYQIRDQLKVFASGKLFSPDRIAIALAMGADVVVLARGLMISAGCISAGVCATGNCPVGVATTNPKLQKALVVGEKRYRVTNYVTTLREELFALSASAGLTSPKQFKPKHVVYVDSNFHAVNVVDLPKYELKDKRVLNS, encoded by the coding sequence ATGAAAATATTAAGTTCAATTGTTATCATTGTTCTTGCTTGTGTTTTAGTATTTGTGATTGGTATTATTGGCTATTTTATTATTTTGTATCGAAAAACCAACCGAATTGACAAAAGTCAGCAGCAACATGCGATCAGAAGAAATTATCCTGTTCTAAGTAGAATTCGCTATTTTATGGAACAAATTGCTCCTGAAATTAAACAGTATATTCTAGATGAAGATCATGAAGGTAAACCGTTTTCTCGGCTTGATTTTCAACAAATTGTTAAATTAGCAAAGTATGGGAAAAACATCATTTCCTTTGGTAGTAAACGGGATTTTGATCAACCCAATCAATTTTATCTTCGAAATGCATTCTTTGCGAAACAGCTAACCGATTTGGATGCGGATAATAAAGAAATGATTTACACGAAGAAGTACATAGATGCACCAACTATGAATCATAACAAGCTGATGGAATATCAGGAATTGTTTTTTCCAAAGAATGAAAAATTGATAGAAACAGAGATGAACCCTTGGTTGTACAAGGATGACGATACAATCGTCATTGGGGAACAGACTTGTAGATTTCCTTTTGTATTGAAAAGTCCAATTGGCATGTCAGGGATGTCTTATGGGGCATTGGGAGAAAATGCGATTGAGGCGCTTGGATTAGGATTGAAGGATGCTAAAGCCTTTATGAATACAGGGGAAGGTGGAATATCTCCCTATCATTTAAAAAGTGGAGTCGATATCATCGCCCAGATTGGCCCTGCAAAGTTTGGTTTTCGCAATGCAGATGGCTCCTTTTCTTGGGAAGAACTTCAGAAGAAAGCACAAATTCCTCAAATTAAAGCCTTTGAAATAAAATTAGGTCAAGGTGCAAAAATACGTGGTGGCCACTTAGAGGGTTCTAAAGTAACGCCTCAGATTGCAGAAATTCGCGGTGTTGAGCCATGGAAAACGATTAACTCTCCTAACCGCTTTGATGAGTTTCATGATTTTGATACCATGTTTGATTTTATCGAAAAAATTCGTGAGGTAACGGGCAAACCGGTGGGAATTAAGATGGTGGTTGGGGGCCAAGAGACGTTTGAAGAGTTTGTGCAATATATGGCCTATCATAAACGATATCCTGATTATATTGCCATTGATGGTGGTGAAGGTGGCACGGGAGCCACTTATCAATCAATGGCTGATTCCGTAGGTTTACCCATTAAGCCTGCGTTGATGATTGCCCAAGAACTGTTAATTGGTTACCAGATCCGCGATCAACTAAAAGTATTTGCAAGCGGTAAGCTGTTCTCTCCTGACAGAATCGCCATTGCCTTAGCGATGGGAGCTGATGTCGTTGTCTTGGCAAGAGGGTTAATGATATCTGCTGGCTGTATAAGTGCTGGTGTATGTGCAACGGGCAACTGTCCTGTTGGGGTCGCTACAACCAATCCAAAACTTCAAAAAGCATTAGTTGTAGGAGAAAAGCGCTATCGTGTGACAAATTATGTTACGACTTTGCGAGAAGAATTGTTTGCCCTATCTGCTTCTGCAGGACTTACTTCTCCTAAACAATTCAAGCCAAAGCATGTTGTCTATGTCGATAGCAACTTTCATGCTGTGAATGTGGTAGATTTGCCAAAATATGAATTGAAGGATAAAAGAGTTTTGAATTCGTAA
- a CDS encoding TetR/AcrR family transcriptional regulator produces the protein MSNKEKVDPRIKRTKRMFVEALISLIQENSDKSKLTVQEIANRAELNRATFYLHYQDIDDLMEQMIKENLDELNKTMKTLSEENQLKIESPRPQNRLDLFLDHFYRKAGLYKVMLENKDFRNRVFNLLLEITEFWDEHRKENGRLHKVPNQIIASSTFGIISWWLEEGTPFSPSYLANQIRQIHK, from the coding sequence GTGTCTAATAAGGAAAAGGTGGATCCGCGAATTAAACGGACGAAACGAATGTTTGTAGAAGCACTTATTTCATTAATTCAAGAAAACAGTGATAAGAGTAAATTAACGGTACAGGAAATTGCCAATCGCGCCGAATTAAATCGGGCAACTTTTTATTTGCATTATCAAGATATTGATGATTTGATGGAACAAATGATTAAGGAAAATCTTGATGAGTTAAATAAGACAATGAAAACCTTGTCCGAGGAAAATCAGCTTAAGATAGAATCTCCAAGACCCCAGAACCGTCTTGACCTATTTCTGGACCATTTTTATCGGAAGGCTGGGCTCTACAAAGTGATGCTGGAGAATAAGGATTTCCGCAATAGAGTGTTTAATCTTTTGTTAGAAATCACCGAATTTTGGGATGAACATAGAAAAGAGAATGGGCGGTTGCACAAGGTACCCAATCAGATCATTGCATCCTCAACCTTTGGTATAATATCATGGTGGTTAGAGGAAGGTACACCTTTCAGTCCAAGCTATTTAGCCAATCAGATTAGACAAATTCATAAATAA
- a CDS encoding DHA2 family efflux MFS transporter permease subunit, which produces MDQPEQQIKKGVLLFVLLLGSFLSVLNQTILNVVLPDLMKEFTVEATTVQWLSTGFMLVNGILVPVTAFLMKRFSTRQLFISSMLLLLIGTFINAIAPSFPILLTGRLIQAAGAGIIMPLLMMVVLMVFPTEGRGTAMGMIGLVMIFAPAIGPTLAGLVIEFYSWRWIFIGMFPLVAIVIALSLKYLVNVSETSKAKLDITSILLSTLGFGGLLYGFSSAGNHGWGSAFVLSYLSGGLVLLVLFIWRQLHSSDPLLNLVVFKEKMFTVTAIMNTLLTMIMYADMILLPIYLQASRGFSVLDTGLLLLPGALLNAVMSPVSGRLFDKFGAKPLALIGLILTIAAIWGVTDLTETTSYSYLMIRTIVLRMGLSLLTMPITTAGLNALPRQLNAHGSAVTNTVRQVAGAIGTALVVTIMTTSSTNYATKLIQSGDVMSKAQLMKESSIHGASEAYMFIAILGILTFIVTLFMPSKKVLTQLNNKKAKKISYSSTKEDH; this is translated from the coding sequence ATGGATCAACCTGAACAACAAATAAAAAAGGGAGTCCTTCTCTTTGTTCTCCTCTTAGGCTCATTTTTATCGGTATTAAATCAAACGATATTAAATGTTGTTTTACCAGACTTAATGAAGGAATTTACGGTAGAAGCAACAACAGTCCAATGGTTGTCAACTGGCTTCATGCTCGTAAACGGAATTTTAGTCCCAGTGACAGCCTTTTTGATGAAGCGTTTTAGCACACGGCAGCTTTTCATCAGTTCAATGTTATTGCTTTTAATTGGTACCTTCATTAATGCCATTGCCCCGAGTTTTCCTATTCTATTGACAGGCCGTTTGATACAAGCTGCAGGAGCCGGAATTATCATGCCTTTACTAATGATGGTTGTTCTTATGGTATTTCCTACAGAAGGCCGCGGAACAGCAATGGGAATGATTGGCCTTGTTATGATATTCGCACCTGCGATTGGCCCAACCTTAGCAGGGCTCGTGATCGAATTTTATTCTTGGCGCTGGATTTTTATTGGCATGTTTCCACTAGTTGCAATCGTCATTGCTTTATCGCTTAAATACCTTGTAAATGTATCTGAAACATCTAAGGCAAAGCTCGATATCACCAGCATCCTTCTTTCTACCTTAGGATTCGGCGGGCTACTTTATGGCTTTAGCAGTGCAGGTAATCACGGTTGGGGAAGCGCATTCGTGCTGTCTTATTTAAGCGGCGGTCTAGTTTTACTCGTACTGTTTATTTGGCGTCAGCTTCATTCATCTGACCCATTGCTAAATCTTGTCGTATTCAAAGAAAAAATGTTCACCGTGACAGCCATCATGAATACTTTATTGACGATGATCATGTATGCAGATATGATTCTGCTGCCCATTTACTTACAGGCAAGCCGTGGATTTTCCGTTCTTGACACTGGCTTATTATTGTTGCCAGGTGCTTTATTAAATGCGGTCATGTCCCCAGTTTCAGGCCGGTTGTTTGATAAATTCGGGGCAAAGCCGCTTGCTCTAATTGGTTTAATCTTAACCATTGCGGCCATCTGGGGCGTGACCGATTTGACCGAAACCACCTCTTATAGCTATTTGATGATCCGAACCATCGTCTTGCGCATGGGTCTTTCTCTATTAACAATGCCAATCACGACAGCAGGACTGAATGCTCTTCCTAGACAACTCAATGCCCATGGTTCAGCTGTTACGAACACCGTTCGTCAGGTTGCCGGAGCGATTGGTACAGCTTTAGTCGTCACTATTATGACAACAAGCAGTACCAACTATGCTACAAAGTTAATACAATCGGGCGACGTCATGTCCAAGGCCCAGCTAATGAAGGAGTCATCCATCCATGGCGCAAGTGAAGCTTATATGTTTATTGCCATTTTAGGAATCCTAACCTTCATTGTGACGCTCTTTATGCCGAGTAAAAAAGTGTTAACTCAGCTGAACAATAAAAAAGCTAAAAAAATAAGCTATAGCAGTACAAAAGAGGATCATTAA
- a CDS encoding class I SAM-dependent methyltransferase, which produces MTTTNWQRQDVTQHYLEQVRGGIPFGVEQVKMTLQLINHFTPNPKRVMDLGCGNGFLAEILLKAYPEASALLIDHSEPMIQVAREYMSDYSNRCEIIQGDFSHSILKYVEPNSIDCIVSGFAIHHLTHEKKKALYREIHDVLVDGGIFINIEHTASATPAIEKLHDELFIDHLAFHNKRDRAAVATEYYNRPDKEDNILERVDIQVNWLREIGFQHSDCYFKWMELAVFGGVK; this is translated from the coding sequence ATGACAACAACAAACTGGCAAAGACAAGATGTTACACAACATTATTTGGAACAAGTTCGGGGAGGAATTCCTTTCGGAGTAGAGCAAGTTAAAATGACGCTTCAGCTAATCAATCATTTTACTCCTAACCCAAAAAGAGTAATGGATTTGGGGTGTGGAAACGGGTTTTTAGCCGAAATTTTGCTTAAAGCTTATCCAGAGGCTTCTGCTTTGTTAATAGATCATTCCGAACCCATGATACAAGTGGCACGTGAGTATATGAGTGATTACAGTAATCGTTGTGAGATCATACAGGGCGATTTTAGTCATTCTATATTAAAATATGTTGAACCTAATTCGATAGATTGCATTGTTTCTGGTTTTGCGATTCACCATCTTACACACGAAAAGAAAAAGGCACTTTATCGGGAGATACATGATGTTTTAGTAGATGGCGGGATTTTTATCAATATTGAGCATACAGCTTCGGCTACTCCTGCAATCGAAAAATTACATGATGAGCTCTTTATCGATCATCTTGCTTTTCATAATAAAAGAGACAGGGCAGCAGTAGCTACTGAATATTACAACCGACCCGATAAAGAAGATAATATACTCGAAAGGGTTGATATTCAGGTTAATTGGCTTAGAGAAATTGGCTTCCAGCATTCTGATTGTTACTTTAAGTGGATGGAACTTGCTGTTTTTGGCGGAGTAAAATAA
- a CDS encoding HsmA family protein, whose translation MLPYAIITINLAFVFYTIGVWSEKKQGTLKKWHLLIFWLGLLFDTIGTTLMSINESGFVFNLHGITGVLAIFLMLFHVVWASIVIIANKRDAKLHFHKLSILVWVIWIIPFFTGAIMGMSA comes from the coding sequence GTGCTTCCTTATGCAATCATTACGATAAATTTGGCTTTTGTATTTTACACGATTGGCGTTTGGAGTGAAAAAAAGCAGGGCACCCTGAAAAAATGGCACTTATTAATTTTTTGGTTAGGGCTTTTGTTTGATACCATCGGAACAACGTTGATGAGTATCAATGAAAGTGGCTTTGTATTCAATTTACATGGAATTACCGGAGTACTTGCGATTTTTTTAATGTTATTTCATGTTGTTTGGGCATCAATTGTGATCATTGCAAACAAAAGAGATGCTAAGCTACATTTTCATAAACTAAGTATACTTGTTTGGGTGATTTGGATTATTCCATTTTTTACTGGAGCTATTATGGGTATGAGTGCATAG
- a CDS encoding oxidoreductase produces the protein MDISSKIVVITGANSGLGLETAKYFVSTGNLVVMAVRDVNKGEISKKELLGLFPDGKIDVLYLDLAKLKSVYQFAEAFSQKYNSIDLLINNAGVMIPPFSRTEEGFELQFGCNHLGHFALTGLLLPLLEKGEHPRVVTLSSIAHRNGVIDFNNLDGSKGYKAMKFYSQSKLANLLFAKELDERLKRNGYKTISLAAHPGISATNLFRIGKEKAPWYIKPIIKLIAQPAEKGALPTIMAATDPKLVGSEYIGPDGAGNRKGNPTIETPLPKVYNKETMQKLWDVSEQSTSVKFNL, from the coding sequence ATGGATATATCTAGTAAAATAGTTGTTATTACAGGCGCGAATAGTGGACTTGGACTTGAAACGGCCAAATATTTTGTAAGCACGGGAAATCTAGTGGTCATGGCCGTGAGAGATGTAAATAAAGGAGAAATTTCAAAGAAAGAGTTACTAGGGTTATTTCCTGACGGGAAAATAGATGTTCTTTATCTAGATTTAGCAAAATTAAAAAGCGTTTATCAGTTTGCAGAAGCATTTTCCCAAAAATACAATTCAATAGATTTATTGATTAATAATGCTGGAGTTATGATTCCACCATTTTCACGAACGGAGGAAGGATTTGAACTTCAATTCGGCTGCAATCATTTAGGACATTTTGCCTTAACAGGTTTATTGCTCCCTTTATTAGAAAAAGGAGAGCACCCTCGTGTCGTTACCCTAAGTTCCATCGCCCATCGAAATGGAGTGATTGATTTTAATAATTTGGATGGTTCAAAAGGCTATAAAGCAATGAAGTTTTATAGCCAAAGTAAGTTAGCAAACCTTTTATTTGCCAAAGAGCTAGATGAACGTTTAAAGCGGAATGGCTATAAAACAATAAGCTTAGCTGCACATCCAGGGATATCGGCTACCAATCTTTTTAGAATTGGAAAAGAAAAAGCACCTTGGTATATTAAGCCAATAATTAAACTGATTGCGCAACCGGCTGAAAAAGGAGCATTACCTACTATAATGGCAGCAACAGACCCAAAATTAGTAGGTAGCGAATATATAGGCCCGGATGGTGCTGGAAATCGTAAAGGGAACCCGACAATCGAAACACCTCTCCCAAAAGTCTATAACAAAGAAACAATGCAGAAGTTATGGGATGTTTCGGAGCAATCCACCTCAGTTAAATTTAATCTTTAA
- a CDS encoding DNA alkylation repair protein: MDFETVMQELEALGSERNKKIYISNGAHEPIFGVATGKMKPIAKKIKKNQPLAEQLYATGNYDAMYFAGIIADPKAMTEADFERWIDGAYFYMLSDFVVSVTLAETDIAQAVADKWIASGEELRMSAGWSCYCWLLGNRPDVEFSESKLANMLDQVKETIHESPDRTKSAMTNFIYTVAISYLPLHDKAVETAKAVGPVEIKRDNKKSTIVRVSENIQRELDRGKLGFKRKYVRC, encoded by the coding sequence ATGGATTTCGAAACAGTTATGCAGGAACTAGAAGCACTCGGCAGTGAACGAAATAAAAAGATATATATAAGCAATGGCGCACATGAGCCAATTTTTGGTGTGGCTACAGGGAAAATGAAGCCGATTGCTAAGAAAATAAAGAAAAATCAACCCTTAGCTGAGCAGCTTTACGCTACCGGTAACTACGATGCCATGTACTTTGCCGGAATCATTGCCGACCCAAAGGCAATGACTGAAGCGGATTTTGAGCGTTGGATCGATGGAGCATATTTTTATATGCTGTCCGATTTTGTCGTGTCAGTGACTTTGGCAGAAACCGATATTGCACAAGCTGTTGCTGATAAATGGATTGCAAGCGGTGAAGAACTTAGAATGTCTGCAGGCTGGAGTTGCTACTGCTGGCTTTTGGGTAATCGCCCTGACGTTGAATTTTCCGAAAGTAAGTTAGCCAATATGCTTGACCAGGTTAAAGAAACGATTCACGAATCTCCAGACCGGACGAAATCCGCTATGACCAATTTTATCTACACGGTTGCGATTTCATATTTGCCACTCCATGATAAGGCGGTCGAAACCGCTAAGGCAGTAGGCCCAGTTGAAATCAAACGGGACAATAAAAAAAGCACTATCGTCCGTGTTTCCGAAAATATTCAGAGAGAACTTGATAGAGGAAAGCTTGGATTTAAACGCAAGTATGTAAGATGCTAA